The genomic region TAAGAATAATCCTGAATCAATTGAGGAGTTTTCCACAACGTTTGGAAACAAACAATGAAACCTGCGTAATTAACTGCAGAAGCGTTTTCAAGAGTGAACGCTTCACAGGCACTCTTAAAGAAAGGCATTTCTGataccttcttcaagataGGTTGCGATTGATAGTTTTCGACCAATGCATTCAAAAATTCGAATACTAGAGGCTTGCTATCGGTTGAAAGTGCAGAACCATGAATATTCACAAAACGAAGTAAGTAAGGCTCCGGGCAACCTATGCTTTGGAAGTAGCTAAAAATGTAAGGGTACAATCCTCTTTGGAATGTAGTCTTTTTCACATTCGATTCTTCGACCAATTTCATAATGAGCTCGTCGTCTTTTTGCCTTAGGGCGTATGTCAATATAGTGCTGGGCATCGATTCCAATCCACTTGGATACAATAAAtaatttttgattttattatCGTTTTTCGTGGTGTTGAATGACGTTTTCATAGGGAAAATATAATtgtatattcttttcaccAATGGCCAATTAGTATTGAGGCAGTTTGCGATCATGACCAAGTAGAATTCATAAGAGAATTCTGGTACCCATTTTAATTTACTGAATTCCATCAACAACTTATATGCCTTTTCCGAATTTATTTTACCGAcagatatcaaaaagttcGAAATGACCAAAGAAACGTTCTTGTTATGCCCATCTTTTGCTTGTAGATCCACAAGAAGCTTATCTAAGAGCTTTGTAGCTAAACTTAACGATCCAGTTTCAGCAAAAGCTGATACGACGACAGAGTACACTTCATATTGGTGTTCAACCAATTGCATATTTTTCAGAAGTTCTGATCTAAAATCTTGATAAAGGTCTTTTACTGCCTCATGTTCGTTCAACATCTTGGCGTACGAGATTAAAGAAATGTAATAGAtttcattctttgaatACTTCACGTTtgaatcaatgaaattcttgatataGCCGTACTTTATGTGGCCAGGGTATAAATTGATAGCCAACAAAAGATTATCTAAAAACTCATGGTCGAAGGACTTATTCTTATTCAAATTAGAAGCAAAGAACAGATCAATGgcaattttgaaaaaatctAATCCATTGGTGTTGTGTAACTCAAACGCTCTGATTGATCCAGACAACAATGAACCTACAACAAGGTGATAGATTTCTGCGCTTGGTTTTAATTTATTCTGAATTATATCTTGGTAACAGTTAAGTAATTCAAACATTTGGTTATCGATATTATTTTGATCTAAGTCCCTTCTGCAAATAGAAGTCAAAActtgttcaaataatgaCAACGGAGGaacaatttcatttcttatCAACGATTTATAAATTGCGTTAACCTGATTATaatttttgttcttcatgCAATCTTCTATCAGCTTAGATTGTGTTTCTAAAAATGCTTCTTTATTCAAACATGGTTCCAAATCTGTTTCCCATGCCGGGATTGAGTCATCCAATCTTACATCTTTTAAACGATCTAAGAGAGCTTCCGGCACTGCACCTTTATCCGTTTGTTCTTTCGCTCCAGATTTCTCTAAACTATGATGCTTTTCGACAGGAGGTGAAGTTGGAGGAGTGATCGGAGTTGCTCGTAGATTGTTATTTGCATTATTTTGAGAATTTTGTACCTTGGTAGAATAATAACGGGTAGACAACTTCTCGTTAATTAGAGCAGATTTTTCATTCGATAGATAGGTAAACGAGTTGgatctcttcttcttattgTGGTTGGCACCATACGAGCTCTTCTTCGAATAATTTACATCATGTTCGCCAGAATAGAAAATTTCACCATCCTTTTCATAAAATAAATTTAGCTCCTCTGATTCTAATCTCGACAGCTCTGCGTCTCTACTCTGTAAAGCCCTTTCCACGTTATTATAATTAACGTTGGCCACCACTACGGGATGTGGAACAGCAGTCAAAATGTTATGTTGAGGAATAGCAGTATCCAAGTTCACAAGTCCCTgattctgtttcaaatACTGGTACGAGCTATCAAAAAAGGACGTTGCCGATTTATGTGCAGAGGAATGATACCCCTTACAGTAGAACTTacatttcaatgatttgaagTGCATCCTGTCTTTTAACCCACTATTTGAACGATGTagagaagaaacaataAGTCCGAACTAAATACCTTTCCTgtcaaaaaagaaggacAATTATCCCAAGGTACTCTTATTTTACGGTAAAGTTAGATTCGTCTTATGGAAGCCAATATAATATCTATCAACCCTCCAAATTAACAAAGTGAGACAGTAAATAATTCAACGGTCAATAATGATGCAATTAGTCCAGCGTGACAGGGAAGGGAAAAAAGACCAAGTCAATCAGTGAATATAAGAGAGATGATTCCAGCTTGAAGCTTATTCTATACAGAGAAACTAAGCTTTACTGACTCTGTAGCTCCCTTTTAATATCAACTTTTGTGCTTACTTCTTGATTGACCGCTGAGCCAATATTACCGGTAGGGATGAATATTTGATTCTATAGATATATGaagttttctcttttcctATTTCTCTACTTTCTGTTTtctactttttttttttgtcaaattatcagttttctttattttctgTCATTCTGATACGGAGGGAAAAGAAGCATTCTGATATGCTGCAGAGATTTAACAGAGGGAATCCCCCATAAAAAGCACGGAAATTTTATGAACGCTTATTATTTAGAGCCGCGAAACTACTTCTTACCCGGGGATAGCTCTTTTGGTTAGTCATTTTTTCTTAGGACATGAGCGTATTACCCTAGAAACAAAAGTAGTCAGATCAACCACCAGGTCTATTTTTGATCCCTGAGCTGTGATTTGCTGTGACGTGGCACAGAATTAAACTTTACCGTGCTTCAGTAATATTCCTATTGGTTCTTTCTTCCGGACACACTCAGGAGTCAGAGGGCTAAGCTCTGCAACTGTTGGAGCTTACTAGCTTTGTTACGATAAATTCCTCAGAAGCCGGAAAGACGAGCTTTATGGTGTGGTGTCCGGGTGTTTTCATAGAAACTACCGTAAAACTGTATTGCTTcaatcatctttttttttagcGTTTTCTGTCGATTGTGTTCTATTGGCCGATTTCTGGACGGTAGCGATGTTTCGCATAGTAAATTCACTCAGACTGGGAAAAGTAATTCGAACGAAAACAGTGCTAAGCGATGTTCGTATTTACAAAAGGATCGTAAGGAATGACTAGCTATGGGAAATAGCGTATTTTGGAATTGGACCGATATTACCATCGGGAGATAGGATTGGATGTGACATTCGGAAGGAGAGGCTTACTGCTAGCATACAAGCTAGGAATATGGCAGGAAGAAGCTCTGAAAAACACAATCAATCGAGCAAGGTAAGTTTAAGTTCAGTAATGAATGGAAAGGCAATTAAATTTACGTGTGTGGTGTGTCtaaaatatacatataaatatatttattttcTGCCTGTTTGCGTTTAGTGTGGGGACCAGCAAGGTATCCGAGGTGGTTGCAGGATATGAGATTGGGTTGCGGATACGAAGATGACGATAGATACTATCTTTTGCTTACTTTATCTCAACGCAAATACTGTTTATTATGAATAAAACAGAAGTATCACATCTTTAAAAATACTGGTGCAACATAGAGCTAGCAaggtatttcttttttcctttcctCTGTAAAGTAGTTTGTCAGGTGGAAGGGCGCAGATCAGGATTGGTCAACGAGTAAGATTTATTAAGGTTTCAACagaagacaaaaaaatcaagatATCGTTTTTGTAGATAGACAACAGAGAAAAATGGATGAGAATGATAAATGAATTTGTTTAATGCATTTTTCTATGCATTGAattattctttgatagCGTAAGATCTTCTGTACCTGTCGTCAACATTGGTTAAATAGTAAGTACCTGGGTACAAGTTTTCAATGGATCCGGTAGGTTCGAAAGACTTTTGTAGATGGGCTTGTTCTCTCAACAGGATAGCCTTTTCGTAATCTTCTGGAGACTCGGTCTTTCTGGATTTTAGCTTGTTTTCAACGTCCAACACATCGACGATGTGTTTGATGTCACCGACAACCTTGCACGAGAACAAAGATGCAGCCAAACCAGAACCGTAAGAGAACAAACCAATACGCTTGTTTTGTAGAGCATCCGAACCGACGTAGCACAATAGGGAGGAAAGTGAAGCATATACAGAAGCAGTGTACATGTTACCAGTGTTAGTTGGGACGATCAAGGAAGGAGCTACTCTTTCTTTATGGAATGGTTTGGCAACATTGACGAATGTCTTTTCCAGATTCTTGTCGGTCAAAGAAGTTTCATATTCGACGGAAGCCAAAGATGCATCGATTTCAGGGTATAGAGATGGGTTGGCTCTGAAGTCATTGTACAACAATCTACCATAAGACTTGGTAACCAATTTACAAGTTGGGACATGGAACACGTTGTAGTCGAAATGTTCGGTTACGTTGATGGCAGAGTTACCAGCAGGCTTTGCTGCTAGACCCTTGGCGATTGCCTTCTTTGAGTAAGCCTCGTAAGCCTTATCCAAAGCCTTGACGTAACAAGTTAATGAGAAGTGACCGTCAACGTAAGGGTATTCACTTGTGAAATCTGGCTTGTAGAAATCATAAGCGTGTTCCATGAAGGAACCTCTTATTGGATCGAAGACAATTGGAGCATCTGGACCGATCCATAGAGCGACAGTACCAGCACCACCAGTTGGTCTGGCAGCACCCTTCTCATAAATGGCAATATCACCACAAACAACGATAGCATCACGGCCATCCCAAGCAGAAGATTCAATCCAgttcaaagagttgaaaagaGCATTGGTACCACCATAACAAGCATTCAAAGTGTCAATACCCTCTGTATCAGAGTTTCCTGGGAAAAGTTGGGTCAAAACAGACTTGACAGACTTAGACTTATCCAGTAGAGTTTCGGTACCAACTTCGATTCTACCAACGTTGTTGGTGTCGATGTTGtagttcttcaaaagtttaGATAGAACAGTCAAAGACATAGAGTAAATATCCTCTCTGTCATTGACGAAACCCATGTTTGTTTGACCCAAACCAATGGTGTATTTACCGGATGAGACACCGTCgaatttttccaattcttcttggttGACACACTGTTTCGAAAGGATAAAGTATAAATGTTAGTAAGACTGGGTGAGGTTGAGAAAACAACGCGGTGAGGGCTTCTCGTAGCAAAGTTTGAAGGATCAGATGCGCGTTTGGTAGGATATGCTCTGTCCATATTAAAAGATGCATTTATCCAGTTAGTTAATACTGTTGtgatttcaacttcaatgCAAATCactttgttcttgtttttcTACTAGTGGCGGCAAAACCAGAGGGAACACATATAAGGACCAACAGCGCctacaaagaaagaagaccGAAGAGCTGATAGCTAGtaaattttccaaatgatGCCTTCCTATCCATAATTAAAGAACTGGCCAATAATTCCCTCTTGTTTGGCAACTATCTGTGTCcgttttttttgtattcCTCGTTTAAGCTTATTTGCACAGCCGCTGTACTTCAGCAAAGTAGGAACAGAAGTCTCGAAAACGctcaaattcaacaaaatatgCAAGCCCGTGAGTTGCTATAACAGTAATTGACGTATTAAGAACATACTTGAGATGGGATGTAAATTTCGATACCCTTGATACCGACGTTTTGAGGTCTTGGTGGTTGATCCACAGTCTTTTGCTTCTTGGCTAGATCTTGTTCAGTCATTATTTCTGAAGGGTTAGCTGAATAACTATGGGAGTTGTGTGTTGATATAATCTACAGCGTAGTATGGTATAAACAACTTATATTAAAAGAACCGCTGGCAAGAGTTAAcactttctttcattacCTAAAACACGAaagttcatcatcagtgtatcttattttttttcatctttaaaTATCACGTCGATATTTTTCTCgttaaaagaaaaaaaaggccATCTCAATGAAAATTTGTAACATCTGTCgtttaagaaaaaaaatggtacAATTTTGTACAGCCAAGGAAAGAAACATATATTATGATACAAATAATTTTGCTGGATAATTCACCTCCACTGCGTAATTTGGTCCATTTTTCGCACGTATAATTAGAATTACAGAGCATACGAGATAGCgcttcctttttttttgttgagGGAGGTGCTTTTTGTGCTCTTTTTGTTATCTTAGCGATGAGAGTATCTTTATAAAACAAATGTGTAACGTTCAAGCTTCAGCTAAAAGAATAGTTCAGCCAGTGAACTAGGCTGTTCTTGGAGCTGGGTTGTGATATCCATCAAATATGTTTTAGTAAATAGGTACTTTGATAATTGCTTAGCTTTAGAAAGTGAAATATTGAAGTCAAACACCGTTATCTCCTTTGTTTCGAATGCTCTCCACTTTTCACCTTCAGGAGTAAGAACGAGACAAgtttatcatcatcttcccATTAGAATAACCTATTTTTATTGGCGAACTCCTTAAGTAACAGCGTGTTCTAGACAATGTCACTAGATGTTCAGCAGATGGACGTTTAGGATGACTGTTTCATGATCGGCCTATTCGTTTGTAAGTGCTTTATTTTTCGTGCGTCATTTCAATACTATATATTCCAAAAAGGCGCAATTAAGCGCTATCCTAATTGACAACCAAGAAGATCACGAAATGTTTCTGCAGTGATATATACTTTCATTGAAGCTAGAAGTAGAATAAGACTCATTCTTAATGCCGATGtctgatttcatttttgaaatgagTGTAAAACTATGGCTTACTGAAGTTCATAGGCTTGTTTAGAAGTTAAAGGCCCCAGAATACTTACCGTACCTTCAAAATGGCATCTACAAAAGAGCTGGTTATTAGTTATAAACTTAAAGCGGTTGTGACTCTTGAGTAGAAACGCCATAttggtcacgtgatattaTTTTAATAATGACAATTTCAACCTGTATAACATGTTAAGCAAAATTTAAACTCAAATTAAAGAATAGTTATGAATGTCAAATTCGCTTTGTACAACAACGGTCCTTTTGCAATCAGTAATTATTGTGTGAACGGTCATTTATTGCATCACATGGCAGTTTAAAGTATCATAAAACCTAATTATTGGAGTTTTTGTTGTAAGAGTTACAAAAATCGTTGCTATCGCTCCTTTGCATTGAATAAAGAATACTATAGCCATGAGCACTGTGAATAAGAAGCCTGCGTCTTTGAAGTATAAGATAGGCAAAGTGAAACAGATACCCACTGTTGTTAAAGATGATAAGACTGGTTTGGAGTACATTCAGGTTCAAAGcagagaaaatgaaaaggTGTACGGTGTTACTAAGTTTCTGAACAACTATCGtgaggaagaaaaattagGGCAAGGTACTTTCGGTGAAGTCTTTAAAGGGATTCATTTAGGCACAAATAGAAAGGTTGCTATTAAACGTATTTTAGTACGAGCAGAAAAGGATTTGTTTCCAATAACAGCTCAGAGGGAAATTACCATTTTGAAGCGCATGAATCATAAAAATATCGTAAAGTTGATTGAGATTGTCTACGACGAGTCACCAACTCCTAAGACAGATAGTACGTCTCCTCGACCTGTTGGGAACTATCATGGAAACAACACGGCAAATCAGCAGAAGCTCATAACAGGTAAACACTTTTTCATGATATTACCATACATGGTTTCCGATCTAACAGGGTTGTTACATAACCCCAGAGTGGAGTTCGGCATGGCTGATGTTAAAAACATCATGCTACAGCTGTTGGAAGGTATTAACTATATTCACTGCAATAAATTTTTGCATCGTGATATTAAGACAGCCAATATCCTTATAGATCATAAAGGTGTCGTAAAAATTGCAGATTTTGGTCTAGCAAGAAACTATTATGG from Kluyveromyces lactis strain NRRL Y-1140 chromosome D complete sequence harbors:
- the ERG13 gene encoding hydroxymethylglutaryl-CoA synthase (highly similar to uniprot|P54839 Saccharomyces cerevisiae YML126C ERG13 3-hydroxy-3-methylglutaryl-CoA (HMG-CoA) synthase, catalyzes the formation of HMG-CoA from acetyl-CoA and acetoacetyl-CoA; involved in the second step in mevalonate biosynthesis), which translates into the protein MTEQDLAKKQKTVDQPPRPQNVGIKGIEIYIPSQCVNQEELEKFDGVSSGKYTIGLGQTNMGFVNDREDIYSMSLTVLSKLLKNYNIDTNNVGRIEVGTETLLDKSKSVKSVLTQLFPGNSDTEGIDTLNACYGGTNALFNSLNWIESSAWDGRDAIVVCGDIAIYEKGAARPTGGAGTVALWIGPDAPIVFDPIRGSFMEHAYDFYKPDFTSEYPYVDGHFSLTCYVKALDKAYEAYSKKAIAKGLAAKPAGNSAINVTEHFDYNVFHVPTCKLVTKSYGRLLYNDFRANPSLYPEIDASLASVEYETSLTDKNLEKTFVNVAKPFHKERVAPSLIVPTNTGNMYTASVYASLSSLLCYVGSDALQNKRIGLFSYGSGLAASLFSCKVVGDIKHIVDVLDVENKLKSRKTESPEDYEKAILLREQAHLQKSFEPTGSIENLYPGTYYLTNVDDRYRRSYAIKE
- the RPM2 gene encoding ribonuclease P (similar to uniprot|Q02773 Saccharomyces cerevisiae YML091C RPM2 Protein component of mitochondrial RNase P along with the mitochondrially-encoded RNA subunit RPM1 Rnase P removes 5' extensions from tRNA precursors Rpm2p is also involved in maturation of RPM1 and in translation of mitochondrial mRNAs) yields the protein MHFKSLKCKFYCKGYHSSAHKSATSFFDSSYQYLKQNQGLVNLDTAIPQHNILTAVPHPVVVANVNYNNVERALQSRDAELSRLESEELNLFYEKDGEIFYSGEHDVNYSKKSSYGANHNKKKRSNSFTYLSNEKSALINEKLSTRYYSTKVQNSQNNANNNLRATPITPPTSPPVEKHHSLEKSGAKEQTDKGAVPEALLDRLKDVRLDDSIPAWETDLEPCLNKEAFLETQSKLIEDCMKNKNYNQVNAIYKSLIRNEIVPPLSLFEQVLTSICRRDLDQNNIDNQMFELLNCYQDIIQNKLKPSAEIYHLVVGSLLSGSIRAFELHNTNGLDFFKIAIDLFFASNLNKNKSFDHEFLDNLLLAINLYPGHIKYGYIKNFIDSNVKYSKNEIYYISLISYAKMLNEHEAVKDLYQDFRSELLKNMQLVEHQYEVYSVVVSAFAETGSLSLATKLLDKLLVDLQAKDGHNKNVSLVISNFLISVGKINSEKAYKLLMEFSKLKWVPEFSYEFYLVMIANCLNTNWPLVKRIYNYIFPMKTSFNTTKNDNKIKNYLLYPSGLESMPSTILTYALRQKDDELIMKLVEESNVKKTTFQRGLYPYIFSYFQSIGCPEPYLLRFVNIHGSALSTDSKPLVFEFLNALVENYQSQPILKKVSEMPFFKSACEAFTLENASAVNYAGFIVCFQTLWKTPQLIQDYSYNLELHGIAVSRLYDLDTYYLDIQNEMLLDFKKQMAERFQKLCVNYKRIHLDANKISPVAIQAMKMVDLSEDTVAYFQHPGDWDKSYPLSLGPVLRNSKRTGFKQYERLSEDGYKFDYDTFSELIHQKYITSDVITKTINLCPDKETLKYISNCIVVKCPKNLLEEEVIQHQLFSKILENLTDKSLSKLALNCENIRNFINAVGFPDRFKSITSQAEYKGATAVIFAALFRAKDYKSVIMFNEICPCLDISLILKSFIRLGDYDNYLSQEARFKDSMSPAALGVIRSEYLINQKKFEDAMLLLKSFPDVIDHQTYDKYSFALFLSSFSGTPVDVDFQIENTLQLANVLSAQHSFHNMIHCYESMTKGKEFSQDLKLNFGIKMEITQQILNNIEDSMQFLDLNDTSIIENYYSKLENYMRFRGYLKTITFTEDQMLQLLNIWQKINPILVDNLFNNIVESVCLNNAVKVINFNDNGSFNVSKTSLMVLLDSISAIYKSEGLSDHHSKVESFKDIIDSSMH